A region from the Aegilops tauschii subsp. strangulata cultivar AL8/78 chromosome 5, Aet v6.0, whole genome shotgun sequence genome encodes:
- the LOC141022573 gene encoding uncharacterized protein, producing MPLRCDPEFPPELTQLIQNQNALMQLLIQNQNQNNNNPPPPPPVDNLTRFLRLNPPVFSSSTEPIIADDWLRKFRRELTTAGCTDAEKVRFAAHQLDGSAASWWENYTTTFPIANVTWDQFQQAFRTAHVSAGAMSLKKREFHNLRQGNRSVGDYVEEFSKLSRYAPGEVADDATKQEKFLKGLNDDLGLQLTVATFNNYQELVDKALILEGKQQEVENRKRKYKQGKYNSRVQQKPRYTPYSGNNGSGSGKYGGHTHHNHGGNFHHGGNGHNHNGHRNGNGNGGNNNQHQSNPATPAKKDLSHITCFKCGKTRQYATECPEAKNGNGNGSSGKKPNPFTRGQVNHVNVEEVYDQPDAVVGKANVVADALSRKSYVNTLTAGGLPQELIDDLRDLRLEIVPRGFVAAMETQSTLLGKIREA from the exons ATGCCTCTGAGATGTGACCCGGAATTCCCACCGGAACTTACCCAGTTGATCCAGAACCAGAATGCCCTCATGCAGCTACTCATCCAGAATCagaaccagaacaacaacaacccaccaccaccacccccgGTCGACAACCTTACCCGTTTCCTGAGGTTGAACCCACCAGTGTTCTCTAGCAGCACGGAGCCGATTATTGCAGATGACTGGCTTCGCAAGTTCAGAAGAGAGCTGACCACCGCGGGATGCActgatgctgagaaggtgcgctttgccgcacatcaactgGATGGATCGGCAGCCTcgtggtgggagaattacaccaCCACATTCCCCATAGCCAATGTGACTTGGGATCAGTTCCAGCAGGCGTTCCGTACCGCACATGTTTCAGCCGGAGCTATGAgtctgaagaagcgtgagttccacaacttacgccagggaaatcgttCTGTTGGTGattatgtggaggaattcagcaAGTTATCCAGGTATGCTCCCGGAGAAGTGGCTGATGATGCCACTAAGCAGGAGAAATTTCTGAAGGGACTAAACGATGATCTGGGACTTCAGTTGACTGTGGCTACCTTTAACAATTATCAAGAGTTGGTCGACAAGGCTCTCATTCTGGAAGGCAAGCAGCAAGAGGTGGAGAATCGCAAGAGGAAGTACAAACAGGGAAAGTACAACTCTAGAGTTCAGCAGAAGCCCCGCTATACCCCGTACTCGGGAAATAATGGATCAGGATCCGGCAAGTATGGTGGACACACTCACCATAACCATGGAGGAAATTTTCATCATGGAGGAAATGGACATAACCATAATGGCCATAggaatggcaatgggaacggaggaaacAACAATCAGCATCAGTCCAACCCTGCTACACCGGCAAAGAAGGATCTGAGCcacattacctgtttcaagtgcgggaaaaCCAGACAGTACGCCACTGAATGTCCCGAGGCGAAGAACGGGAATGGTAATGGAAGCTCTGGAAAGAAGCCCAATCCTTTCACCAGAGGTCAGGTGAACCATGTCAATGTGGAGGAAGTTTATGACCAGCCTGACGCCGTTGTTG gaaaggccaatgttgtGGCAGATGCATTGAGCCGCAAGAGCTATGTCAATACCCTCACAGCAGGAGGATTACCTCAGGAGTTAATTGATGATCTCAGAGATCTTCGATTGGAGATAGTACCACGAGGTTTTGTTGCCGCAATGGAAACTCAATCCACtttgttgggaaagatccgagAAGCCTAG